A single Musa acuminata AAA Group cultivar baxijiao chromosome BXJ2-1, Cavendish_Baxijiao_AAA, whole genome shotgun sequence DNA region contains:
- the LOC103974408 gene encoding cysteine-rich and transmembrane domain-containing protein WIH2, protein MSYYNQQPPVGVPPPQGYPPEGYAKGTYAPPGYPPQGYPPQSYPPPGYPPQGYPPPYAQAPPPPPQKQSSGPSFVEGCLAALCCCCLLEACF, encoded by the exons ATGAGCTACTACAACCAGCAGCCCCCCGTCGGCGTCCCTCCTCCTCAAG GATATCCGCCGGAGGGATACGCCAAGGGCACGTATGCGCCGCCCGGGTACCCACCGCAGGGCTACCCGCCGCAGAGCTATCCGCCGCCCGGTTACCCGCCGCAGGGCTACCCTCCGCCCTACGCCCAggcgccgccaccgccgccccAGAAGCAGAGCAGCGGCCCCTCCTTCGTCGAGGGATG CCTGGCTGCtctttgctgctgctgccttCTGGAAGCTTGCTTCTGA